The proteins below come from a single Thiovulum sp. ES genomic window:
- a CDS encoding imidazoleglycerol phosphate synthase, cyclase subunit (PFAM: Histidine biosynthesis protein~TIGRFAM: imidazoleglycerol phosphate synthase, cyclase subunit), which yields MAFAKRIIPCLDVKNGRVVKGVNFFDLKDAGDPVEIAKRYNSEGADEITFLDITASNENRGTIVDVVRDVAKEVFIPLTVGGGIRGTDDVSRLLDVGCDKVSVNSKAVNSPEIIDEIAKKFGSSTLVVAVDVKFVNGEYHVFINGGTKDTGIIARDWVKEIQDRGAGEILLTSMNADGTKSGFDLKITEEISKIAKVPLIASGGAGKMQHFDEVFKIGADAGLAASIFHFKEIEISDLKKYLTEKGIFVRN from the coding sequence ATGGCTTTTGCAAAACGAATTATTCCTTGTCTCGATGTAAAAAATGGTCGAGTCGTTAAAGGTGTAAATTTCTTTGATTTAAAAGATGCGGGAGACCCTGTTGAAATCGCAAAAAGATACAACAGCGAAGGGGCTGATGAAATCACTTTTTTAGATATTACTGCCTCAAATGAGAATCGTGGAACAATTGTAGATGTTGTTCGAGATGTTGCCAAAGAGGTTTTTATTCCGCTAACTGTTGGAGGTGGAATTCGTGGAACTGATGATGTTTCTCGACTTCTTGATGTTGGTTGCGACAAAGTTAGTGTAAATTCAAAAGCGGTAAATAGTCCAGAAATTATTGATGAAATTGCAAAAAAATTTGGTAGTTCGACTCTTGTTGTTGCGGTTGATGTGAAATTTGTAAATGGTGAATATCATGTTTTTATAAATGGCGGAACAAAAGACACAGGAATTATTGCGAGAGATTGGGTAAAGGAGATTCAGGATCGTGGTGCTGGAGAAATCTTATTAACTTCGATGAATGCCGACGGAACAAAAAGCGGTTTTGACTTAAAAATAACTGAAGAGATTTCAAAAATTGCAAAAGTTCCACTTATTGCTAGTGGTGGTGCGGGAAAAATGCAACACTTCGATGAGGTCTTTAAAATTGGTGCGGATGCAGGACTTGCTGCCTCTATTTTCCATTTTAAAGAGATTGAAATTAGTGATTTGAAAAAATATTTAACTGAAAAAGGGATTTTTGTCCGAAATTAG
- a CDS encoding saccharopine dehydrogenase-like oxidoreductase (PFAM: Saccharopine dehydrogenase), with protein sequence MGTVLIIGAGGVGRVVAHKTAQNRDVFSKIILASRTISKCEKIASEIAGEIVVDSVNADEVDEVISLIKKHSPDIVVNVALPYQDLAIMDACIATGVHYLDTANYEHPDTAHFEYKEQWARNSEFENAGILGVLGSGFDPGVTNIFVAYAQKHLLDEIHTIDILDCNDGDHGYHFATNFNPEINIREITANGRYWENGEWIEVPALSEKIDWEYPEIGTRDSYLIYHEEMESIVKNIPHLKRVRFFMTFSEKYLTHLRVLENIGMTAIEPINFEGKEIVPLQFLKAILPDPATLGERTKGQTNIGIYATGLKNGVEKTYYIYNVADHEEAYRDTKANGVSFTTGVPAMIGAKLVLENKWSGKGVKNMEEFDPDPFMEELNLRGLPWKVLEIK encoded by the coding sequence ATGGGAACAGTTCTTATTATTGGTGCTGGTGGAGTTGGTCGAGTTGTTGCACATAAAACTGCACAAAATCGAGATGTCTTTTCAAAAATTATTCTTGCTTCGCGAACAATTTCAAAATGTGAAAAAATTGCTTCCGAAATTGCTGGTGAAATCGTTGTTGATTCTGTAAATGCCGATGAGGTCGATGAAGTAATTTCGCTAATTAAAAAACACTCTCCCGATATTGTTGTAAATGTTGCATTGCCGTATCAAGACTTAGCAATTATGGATGCATGTATTGCGACTGGAGTTCATTATTTGGATACAGCAAATTACGAACATCCAGACACAGCTCATTTTGAATACAAAGAGCAGTGGGCTAGAAATAGTGAATTTGAAAATGCGGGAATTTTAGGAGTTCTTGGTAGCGGTTTTGATCCTGGTGTTACAAATATTTTTGTAGCATATGCACAAAAGCATCTTCTTGATGAAATTCACACAATTGACATTTTAGATTGTAATGATGGCGACCACGGTTATCATTTTGCTACAAATTTTAATCCAGAAATCAATATTCGGGAAATCACCGCAAATGGTAGATATTGGGAGAATGGAGAGTGGATTGAAGTTCCTGCTTTGAGTGAAAAAATCGATTGGGAATATCCTGAAATTGGAACTCGAGACAGCTATCTGATTTATCACGAAGAGATGGAATCGATTGTAAAAAATATTCCGCATTTGAAACGAGTTCGATTTTTTATGACTTTCTCAGAAAAATATTTGACTCATCTCCGAGTTTTAGAAAATATTGGAATGACTGCGATTGAGCCGATAAATTTTGAAGGAAAAGAGATTGTTCCACTTCAATTTTTAAAAGCAATTCTTCCTGATCCTGCAACACTTGGTGAAAGAACAAAAGGTCAAACAAATATTGGAATTTATGCAACTGGACTAAAAAATGGAGTTGAAAAAACTTACTATATTTATAATGTTGCCGACCACGAAGAAGCTTATCGAGATACAAAAGCAAATGGTGTCTCTTTTACAACTGGTGTTCCTGCGATGATTGGTGCAAAACTTGTTTTAGAAAATAAGTGGAGTGGAAAAGGTGTAAAAAATATGGAGGAATTTGATCCAGACCCATTTATGGAAGAGTTAAATCTTCGTGGATTACCTTGGAAAGTTCTCGAGATAAAATAA
- a CDS encoding transcriptional regulator with sigma factor-related N-terminal domain (PFAM: Helix-turn-helix), which translates to MGITQKELAEKIGISRQTISDWATKKTKISKSVELLLNLLVEQKDCSKFKNTIQKELSIRLT; encoded by the coding sequence TTGGGAATCACTCAAAAAGAATTAGCTGAAAAAATAGGTATTAGTCGTCAAACTATTTCAGATTGGGCAACAAAGAAAACAAAAATATCAAAATCGGTTGAACTTCTTCTAAATCTTCTTGTCGAGCAAAAAGATTGCTCAAAATTTAAAAACACAATTCAAAAAGAGCTTTCGATTCGGCTAACTTGA
- a CDS encoding type I restriction-modification system methyltransferase subunit (PFAM: N-6 DNA Methylase) → MAKKIQSIEPNITELGNSWLKSYDLNYKLEQEELNSEIDKALNEYHSKSGGKGGNRPDTKLLLKDKNENYFPVVIEYKGKKGKLEKLKDGVVENRNAKNESIVKNINDFAVNGAVHYGNAILHHTSYSDVISIGMTGYKNESGKIEHQIGVYFVSKNNLGAGQKVGEFSDFSFLKEENFDNFVEDKITNLKLSEEEFEKIKQQREKEIDINLVKLNNDIYQNEKGLGENDRVYLVASVIIATLGVAGKIAPLEKSDLKSSAEEGNRDGDIVLRKIKAFLKEKEIPEDKRDLIVRTLQNTLTTENINKVENGESQLKRVFNKVVDDLGIYYKIGLTTDFTGKLFNEMYSWLGFTQDKLNDVVLTPSYVANLLVKLARVNKDSYVWDFATGSAGLLVSAMNEMLDDAKDKINSPDELRQKELQIKAEQLLGLELLSSVYMLAILNMILMGDGSSNILNKDSLKFDGNYGFGKKDEKFPANAFVLNPPYSAKGNGMIFVKEAFAKMKNGYGAVIIQNSAGSGKAGDYNREILKKNTLIASIKMPVDIFIGKSSVQTNIYVFKVGEPHHEEELVKFIDFSNDGYTRSNRKKATNNLKDTDQATQRYDEVVKLVRFGKSKLNIFTEKDFYENTIDPKNGADWNQSAPIDTKPTIEDFKKTVSDYLAWEVSTLLKSKDNSGK, encoded by the coding sequence TTGGCAAAAAAAATTCAATCAATAGAACCAAATATCACAGAATTAGGGAACAGTTGGCTTAAGTCTTATGACTTAAACTATAAATTAGAACAAGAAGAATTAAATTCAGAAATTGACAAAGCTCTCAACGAATATCACTCAAAAAGTGGAGGAAAAGGTGGGAACCGTCCCGACACAAAACTACTTTTAAAAGACAAAAATGAGAATTATTTTCCTGTTGTCATTGAATACAAAGGGAAAAAAGGAAAATTAGAAAAACTCAAAGATGGTGTGGTTGAAAATCGGAATGCAAAAAATGAATCAATTGTTAAAAATATAAATGATTTTGCCGTAAATGGAGCTGTGCATTACGGAAATGCAATACTTCATCACACAAGCTATTCAGATGTGATCTCAATTGGAATGACTGGCTATAAAAATGAGAGTGGAAAAATCGAACATCAAATCGGTGTCTATTTCGTCTCAAAAAACAATTTAGGGGCTGGTCAAAAAGTTGGTGAGTTTTCAGATTTTTCATTTCTGAAAGAAGAGAATTTTGATAATTTTGTAGAAGATAAAATCACAAATCTAAAATTATCAGAAGAAGAGTTTGAGAAAATCAAGCAACAACGAGAAAAAGAGATAGATATAAATTTGGTGAAGTTGAACAACGACATTTACCAAAATGAGAAAGGTCTCGGAGAAAATGACCGTGTCTATCTTGTTGCTTCCGTAATTATTGCAACACTTGGAGTTGCTGGAAAAATTGCACCACTTGAAAAATCTGATTTAAAATCTTCTGCTGAAGAGGGAAATCGAGACGGAGACATAGTTTTAAGAAAAATCAAGGCATTTTTAAAAGAGAAAGAAATCCCTGAAGATAAAAGAGACCTGATTGTCCGAACTCTACAAAACACTTTGACAACTGAAAATATCAACAAAGTTGAAAATGGAGAGAGTCAATTAAAAAGAGTTTTTAACAAAGTTGTTGATGATTTGGGAATTTACTACAAAATTGGATTGACAACAGATTTTACGGGAAAACTTTTTAATGAAATGTATTCTTGGTTAGGTTTCACTCAAGATAAATTAAATGATGTTGTTTTGACTCCGTCGTATGTTGCAAATCTTCTTGTGAAATTAGCAAGAGTAAACAAAGACTCGTATGTTTGGGATTTTGCGACAGGTTCGGCAGGTTTGCTAGTTTCGGCAATGAATGAAATGTTAGACGATGCAAAAGACAAAATCAATTCGCCTGATGAATTACGACAAAAAGAGTTACAAATCAAAGCCGAACAGCTTTTAGGTTTGGAACTGCTTTCAAGTGTTTATATGTTGGCAATTCTGAACATGATTTTAATGGGAGATGGAAGCTCAAATATTTTAAATAAAGATTCTCTTAAGTTTGACGGAAATTACGGTTTTGGAAAAAAAGATGAAAAGTTTCCAGCAAATGCTTTTGTTTTAAATCCTCCATACTCTGCAAAAGGAAACGGAATGATTTTTGTCAAAGAGGCTTTTGCAAAAATGAAAAATGGATACGGAGCAGTAATTATTCAGAATTCAGCAGGAAGTGGAAAAGCTGGAGATTACAATAGAGAGATTTTGAAAAAGAATACACTGATTGCAAGTATAAAAATGCCTGTTGATATTTTTATTGGTAAATCAAGTGTGCAAACAAATATTTATGTTTTTAAAGTTGGAGAACCTCATCACGAAGAAGAGCTTGTGAAATTTATTGATTTTAGCAACGACGGTTACACACGAAGCAACCGAAAAAAAGCTACAAACAATTTGAAAGATACAGACCAAGCAACACAAAGATACGATGAGGTCGTAAAACTTGTTCGTTTTGGGAAAAGCAAATTGAATATTTTCACTGAAAAAGATTTTTACGAAAACACAATCGATCCAAAAAATGGGGCAGATTGGAATCAGTCAGCACCAATTGACACAAAACCAACAATTGAAGATTTCAAAAAAACTGTTAGTGATTATTTGGCTTGGGAAGTTTCAACTCTTCTGAAATCTAAAGACAATTCGGGAAAGTAG